From Paenibacillus graminis, a single genomic window includes:
- a CDS encoding GntR family transcriptional regulator produces MSSSMLRTRRLSKDNTYLELKQKIIDNELKPGQNVHEESLAALLGVSRTPLREAIQRLENEDFLVRQPNGRLKVAPVTLEELEEIFLVRGMLEGHIAKNAAKNATPQDIQHMTAMVEKTNQSLHLGSDKDALPFGFEFHDYLSEISGLHTFERILSQLRDHTLRYCRYVSLHGEWNSQAYEEHSLILQRIVDRDEEGAEKVMQDHIYNSLSTALKRLKAVDETRKD; encoded by the coding sequence ATGAGCAGCTCAATGTTACGGACACGCAGGCTGTCCAAGGATAACACCTATTTGGAACTGAAGCAGAAGATCATTGATAATGAACTGAAACCAGGCCAGAACGTACACGAAGAAAGCCTTGCTGCACTGCTCGGCGTCAGCCGTACTCCATTGAGAGAGGCGATTCAACGATTGGAGAATGAGGATTTTCTTGTCCGCCAGCCCAATGGAAGGCTGAAGGTAGCGCCGGTTACTTTGGAAGAGCTGGAAGAGATTTTTCTTGTTCGCGGCATGCTGGAAGGGCATATTGCTAAAAATGCCGCCAAAAACGCCACCCCGCAAGATATTCAACATATGACGGCGATGGTTGAAAAAACGAATCAATCCTTGCATTTAGGCTCCGATAAGGATGCTCTGCCGTTTGGTTTTGAATTTCATGATTATTTATCGGAAATAAGCGGCCTGCATACTTTTGAAAGAATTTTGAGCCAGCTCCGGGATCACACGCTCCGCTATTGCCGCTATGTCTCCCTGCACGGAGAATGGAACTCGCAGGCCTATGAAGAGCATAGCCTGATTTTGCAGAGGATCGTTGACCGGGATGAAGAAGGCGCGGAAAAAGTAATGCAGGATCATATTTACAACAGCTTATCCACAGCGCTAAAACGTCTAAAAGCGGTTGACGAAACCAGAAAGGACTGA
- a CDS encoding trans-sulfuration enzyme family protein: MQSEWKMDTKIIHESQSPDPRTGAISQSVIPAVAYAFPDAETAASVVAGEAEGVYYGRYGNPTSRTLEKKIAALEGAEDALGVSSGMAAISIALLGFLKHGDHVLVTKDVYGGTYNFLTSLAPRFGIECDFVDCTDTAGMLQAIKPNTKAVYIETPSNPKLTILDIKQITQACKLHKLPVIVDNTFMSPCLQKPLELGADVVVHSATKYINGHGDVLAGFVVGSKEVIRFMRKRLMGDLGQNLNAWDSFLILRGMKTMALRVERHCRNAQTVAEYLEAHPYIERVFYPGLESHPQHKLALAQMKGMGGIVSFEVKGGITEGKKLINSLKLAMISFSLGDPETLVQHPASMTHASIPQKERVQFGITDGLIRVSVGLEDVHDIIADFDQALAALFPYTERNSISK, encoded by the coding sequence ATGCAATCAGAATGGAAGATGGACACAAAGATTATCCATGAGAGCCAGTCTCCCGATCCCCGGACGGGCGCCATTTCCCAAAGCGTTATCCCTGCGGTTGCCTATGCGTTTCCTGATGCGGAAACGGCAGCCTCCGTGGTGGCAGGTGAAGCGGAAGGCGTGTATTACGGCAGATACGGAAATCCGACCTCCCGCACACTGGAGAAAAAAATCGCCGCACTGGAAGGCGCTGAAGACGCCTTGGGGGTTTCCAGCGGAATGGCCGCCATCTCCATTGCCCTGCTTGGCTTCCTGAAGCATGGAGATCATGTCCTGGTAACTAAGGATGTGTACGGCGGAACATATAACTTCCTAACTTCCCTCGCACCTCGTTTCGGTATCGAATGCGACTTTGTCGACTGTACGGATACTGCCGGAATGCTTCAGGCGATTAAACCCAATACGAAAGCTGTCTATATCGAAACACCCTCCAACCCGAAGCTGACGATCCTTGATATCAAGCAAATTACCCAAGCCTGCAAGCTGCATAAGCTTCCTGTCATTGTTGACAACACCTTCATGAGCCCTTGTCTGCAAAAGCCTTTGGAGCTGGGAGCCGATGTTGTGGTGCACAGTGCCACGAAATACATCAACGGCCATGGGGACGTGCTTGCCGGATTCGTCGTGGGCAGCAAAGAGGTGATCCGCTTTATGCGAAAAAGGCTGATGGGCGATTTGGGGCAGAATCTGAACGCCTGGGATTCATTTCTGATCCTCAGAGGGATGAAGACGATGGCTTTGCGGGTGGAAAGACATTGCCGCAACGCCCAGACTGTCGCTGAATATCTCGAGGCTCATCCTTATATCGAAAGAGTGTTCTATCCGGGCCTTGAATCCCATCCCCAGCACAAGCTGGCTCTTGCGCAGATGAAAGGCATGGGAGGTATCGTCTCATTCGAAGTCAAAGGAGGGATAACAGAAGGGAAAAAGCTGATCAACTCGCTCAAGCTGGCGATGATTTCTTTCAGCCTGGGTGATCCCGAGACGCTGGTGCAGCATCCGGCCTCTATGACCCACGCTTCCATTCCGCAGAAGGAACGGGTTCAATTCGGAATTACGGACGGTTTGATCCGGGTTTCGGTCGGGCTGGAGGATGTGCACGATATTATCGCAGATTTCGATCAAGCGCTGGCAGCATTGTTCCCTTATACGGAGCGGAACTCCATTTCTAAATAA
- a CDS encoding amidohydrolase, with translation MMQALEQHLIDVRRSLHREPELSYEEFKTTDKLRTWLAKAHISVLDLPLPTGLIAQVGQSEGPVVAIRCDIDALPIEEQTGLPFASGIPGKMHACGHDFHTAVMLGAAMLLKAREAGLPGSVKILFQPAEETGHGAESVLASGGLDDVAAIFGLHNSPELPTGTFGTRTGPFTAGVDRFEISVEGIGAHAATPENGVDAIVTAAQIITTLQTIVSRQCGARETVVLSVTRINGGHTWNVLPERVELEGTVRTYNEEIRASMPEKMTRIIEGIAGAAGAKARLHWAPGPPATINDGVWADFSKEIAGQAGYEVHDIPPQMGGEDFALYLQQIPGAFVNIGTGPAYALHHPRFDVDEAALLPAARYFALLAERALVQLKEQA, from the coding sequence ATGATGCAAGCACTGGAACAACACTTGATTGACGTTCGCAGAAGTCTGCATCGCGAGCCGGAATTATCTTACGAAGAATTTAAGACAACGGACAAGCTGCGGACATGGCTGGCCAAGGCACATATTTCCGTCTTGGATCTTCCTTTGCCAACCGGGCTTATTGCCCAAGTCGGGCAGAGTGAAGGACCCGTCGTAGCTATCCGCTGCGATATCGATGCACTTCCGATAGAGGAACAGACCGGGTTGCCGTTTGCGTCGGGAATTCCGGGAAAAATGCACGCCTGCGGCCATGATTTTCATACAGCGGTCATGCTGGGAGCCGCAATGTTGCTGAAAGCCCGTGAAGCCGGGCTGCCGGGCAGTGTGAAAATTCTGTTTCAACCAGCGGAGGAAACCGGTCATGGCGCCGAGAGTGTGCTGGCTTCGGGAGGACTGGACGATGTGGCCGCCATATTCGGGCTGCATAACTCGCCGGAACTGCCGACAGGAACCTTCGGGACGAGAACAGGACCATTCACGGCAGGGGTCGACCGGTTTGAAATTTCGGTGGAAGGGATAGGCGCCCATGCCGCCACACCGGAGAATGGCGTGGATGCGATCGTAACGGCAGCTCAGATTATTACTACGCTCCAAACCATCGTCAGCCGTCAATGCGGTGCAAGGGAAACGGTAGTGCTGAGTGTCACCCGGATCAACGGAGGCCATACCTGGAACGTATTGCCGGAACGGGTGGAACTGGAGGGAACCGTCCGCACTTATAATGAAGAAATTCGCGCAAGCATGCCGGAGAAAATGACCCGAATCATTGAAGGCATCGCTGGAGCCGCCGGAGCGAAGGCACGGCTGCATTGGGCTCCGGGACCGCCGGCGACGATCAACGACGGCGTCTGGGCTGACTTCAGCAAAGAGATCGCCGGGCAGGCCGGGTATGAGGTACATGATATCCCGCCGCAAATGGGGGGGGAAGATTTTGCGCTGTATTTGCAGCAAATACCGGGCGCTTTTGTAAATATCGGCACGGGTCCCGCTTATGCGCTGCATCATCCGCGCTTCGACGTGGACGAAGCCGCTCTGCTTCCTGCCGCCCGTTATTTTGCACTCTTAGCCGAGCGGGCGCTGGTGCAGCTGAAGGAGCAGGCTTAG